The following are encoded in a window of Thermodesulfovibrionales bacterium genomic DNA:
- a CDS encoding V-type ATP synthase subunit E produces MGYRELIESLRKAADERVRSIWQEAETEAEKIRNEGTRKAAQVRDEYAAMEGTEAEATGSAVIFDALNRSRMYRLTSEKRLSDRLFALAASCLSPLRDEGYGENFEVIVKELPLFPWKTVRVNPRDVGLARENFPDAEIVSDEGITGGVDAETEEGKVRVIDTFEKRLERAWVEILPALTKEIYEEAERRGTA; encoded by the coding sequence ATGGGTTACAGGGAATTAATCGAATCTCTTCGCAAGGCGGCTGATGAAAGGGTCCGGTCGATCTGGCAGGAAGCTGAAACAGAAGCCGAGAAGATAAGGAACGAGGGAACCCGCAAAGCGGCTCAGGTGCGGGACGAATACGCCGCGATGGAGGGGACCGAGGCCGAAGCAACGGGCTCAGCTGTCATCTTTGATGCACTCAACCGCTCCCGGATGTACAGACTTACGTCTGAAAAGAGGCTCTCCGACCGCCTTTTTGCGCTTGCCGCATCTTGCCTAAGCCCGCTGAGAGATGAAGGATACGGGGAGAACTTTGAGGTGATTGTGAAGGAACTCCCTTTGTTTCCCTGGAAGACGGTCAGGGTGAATCCCCGGGACGTGGGCCTTGCAAGAGAGAACTTTCCTGATGCTGAGATTGTCTCAGACGAGGGCATCACAGGAGGTGTCGATGCCGAGACAGAGGAAGGGAAAGTCAGGGTGATTGACACCTTCGAAAAGAGACTGGAACGGGCATGGGTGGAGATCCTTCCCGCATTGACAAAAGAGATTTACGAAGAGGCAGAGAGACGTGGAACTGCTTGA
- a CDS encoding V-type ATPase subunit yields the protein MELLDSPEDRGYPAEYLLSRIRGRRARLIMDWKPLILEGDPLEYLSSRRYLGFVAEKSPEGVWRQLMKEYRWIYSQMNRVLRDIFWPFFLYSELRTLFICLRHMRDGKEAKIDHILAVSLLSDTIKTVLRRSKDTASAVAEIEDIFLTLSEGFGGLTGIVDREGLRGVEQRLTDAYLVFLVNSKINTLLRLFFSRVIDSRNIISLYKYLRLHGKTPPSFIAGGSIAESRLTEILDAADMYGLGSLIGEFSGITIEMPDATKVEVALYRGMTRFLRKEGRDPLGIGIILDYLWRSSLEAMNLSVLFYGKDLERDEIAAEIVY from the coding sequence GTGGAACTGCTTGACAGTCCTGAAGACAGGGGGTATCCTGCTGAATATCTCCTTTCGAGGATCAGAGGGAGGAGGGCGCGTCTGATTATGGACTGGAAGCCTTTAATCCTTGAGGGAGATCCCCTCGAATATCTCTCCTCCAGGCGATACCTTGGTTTTGTTGCAGAAAAATCTCCCGAGGGCGTATGGAGGCAGCTCATGAAGGAGTATCGATGGATCTATTCCCAGATGAACAGGGTCCTCCGGGACATATTCTGGCCTTTTTTCCTCTATTCTGAGCTGAGAACGCTCTTCATATGCCTGAGACATATGAGGGACGGAAAGGAGGCGAAGATTGATCATATCCTCGCGGTAAGCCTCCTCTCGGACACGATAAAGACAGTTCTGAGAAGAAGCAAGGATACCGCCTCGGCCGTCGCAGAGATCGAAGATATCTTCCTCACTCTTTCTGAAGGATTCGGCGGTCTGACCGGGATTGTTGACAGGGAAGGGTTAAGGGGAGTTGAGCAGCGTTTAACCGACGCATACCTCGTCTTTCTTGTCAACTCGAAGATCAACACCCTTTTAAGACTCTTTTTCAGCAGGGTTATCGATTCGCGGAATATTATCAGCCTCTATAAATATTTAAGGCTCCATGGAAAGACGCCTCCCTCGTTCATTGCCGGCGGGAGCATAGCCGAATCGCGGCTCACGGAGATCCTCGATGCCGCTGACATGTACGGCCTTGGGTCGCTGATCGGAGAATTCTCCGGGATTACCATTGAGATGCCCGACGCTACGAAAGTGGAGGTTGCTCTCTACAGAGGGATGACGCGTTTTTTGCGGAAGGAAGGAAGAGACCCCCTTGGTATCGGGATCATCCTCGACTATCTCTGGAGATCTTCCCTCGAGGCTATGAACCTCAGTGTCCTCTTTTACGGTAAGGATCTTGAACGCGACGAGATCGCCGCGGAGATCGTCTATTGA